The DNA window GGCCACAGCCTCCATCGGATCGGCCGACATGGTCGAGGCGATCATCGGAACACCCGTGCGCGCGGCGGCGCGCGCCGTAGCGAGATCGCCGTGCCCGTCCTGCGCGCACAGGGCGATGACGCCGACCGGCGCGATCATCGCCGGCGACGGCAGGCTCAACCCGAGGAAATCGACCGACAGATCCCGTTCGACGGCACCGACGAACATCCGCGGCATCAGTCCCCAGTTCTCGAAAGCGGTGGCGTTGGCGCGCTGGGTCCGTTCGTCGCCGGCACCGCCCGCGACATACGACCACATCGACGGTGACATCGCGGCCTGCGCTTTGGCCTCCAACTCCGCGAAGGACATCGGGAGTGTCGGCAGCACGCCGGACAGGCCCTGAAAATAGATCTCGAGCTGGTAATCGCCGAATGCCATGCGGCTAGCGTGCCAGGCGCGCGGTTACACGGTGGCTTGTTCCGTCTTCGCAAGTTCGGCCTTCCACTGCCGGAAAGTCTCCTCGGTGCGCCCGCGGCGCCAGTATCCCGAGATCGACGAGGCCCACTTCGCGTCCAGGCCCCGCTCCTTGCGGAAGTAGGGCCGCAGATTGTGCATGACGGTCTGCGCCTCGCCGTGAACGAACACCTGCACTTGGCCGGGCAGCCACTGCGCGCTCTTCACGGCCTCGATCAGCGGCGCATGATCACCGGCCTGGTCTTCGGATATCAGGTCGGCGCGTCCGCCACGGTAGATCCAGTTGATGTCCACGCCCGGCGGTGCGGTCAGCTCGATCTCGTCGTCAGGGCCACCCACTTCGATGAAAACCTGACCGATAGCGTTGTCCGGCAACGCTTCCAACGCCACGCTGATCGCCGGAACAGCGGCCTCATCTCCAGCCAGCAGGTGCCAGTCTGCCGCGGGATCAGGCGCGTATCCGCCGCTCGGTCCCATCAGGTAGGCCGGTTGCCCGGGTTTGGCCGCGGCGGCCCACGGCCCGGCGACACCGTGGTCGCCGTGCACCACGAAGTCGATGGAGATCTCGCGGCGCTCGGTGTCCACGCGGCGGACCGTGTAGGTACGGACCGGCGGTTGCTTTTCGGGAGGCAGGGTCTTGAAACTGTCCAGCGTCAGCGGCTGCGGCAGGGCGGCGACGTCGATACCGGCGTGCACGAAGACGATCTTGACGTAGGCATCGGTGGAGTCGTTCGGCGTAAAGGTCTCAAAGCCGTCACCGCCAAGGACGACGCGTGTGAGATGCGGCGTCAACTGCTCGGTACGCACCACTTCGAACGTGTGGACGGGACGTCCTGCCACTGTTCCTCCTGTTGATTGCTGCTCCCCGGTCCGAGGATACGAGGGCCGCCACAGTGCCGGTCGGCTACG is part of the Mycolicibacterium tusciae JS617 genome and encodes:
- a CDS encoding siderophore-interacting protein, with the protein product MAGRPVHTFEVVRTEQLTPHLTRVVLGGDGFETFTPNDSTDAYVKIVFVHAGIDVAALPQPLTLDSFKTLPPEKQPPVRTYTVRRVDTERREISIDFVVHGDHGVAGPWAAAAKPGQPAYLMGPSGGYAPDPAADWHLLAGDEAAVPAISVALEALPDNAIGQVFIEVGGPDDEIELTAPPGVDINWIYRGGRADLISEDQAGDHAPLIEAVKSAQWLPGQVQVFVHGEAQTVMHNLRPYFRKERGLDAKWASSISGYWRRGRTEETFRQWKAELAKTEQATV